The genomic window aagaaagaagggaagCCTATGCAGCAAAGGTCTGAGACACAGGAGTGTCACCCAGGACACCTGGTGCTTCTTTTGAATTCATTCATGAACACAAACTGGACAACCAAAACTAATGCAGTAGATTTAAACCTTTCAATGAATGGTGTCCTAAATTATAAAGTGCATGAAACTCTAAGTCTAATATTTTGTACTCAGAAAATGCGCCTCCTGCGGTGCTAGCGCTAACGCTGGCAGCCTCTGAAATAGATCCTTTAGCCGCACTCACTCACCACTCAAGGTAATTTACAAGCCTTTTGGCAAGTCATGTTtacatgatgtcatcagtattcgttccctttctctcctcagcCGGCACCAACAGTAACAGGCTACATAaaagatccctcaggagaagaAGTAAAGGGGTCAGCAGTCAACAAGAGCAGAGGAAGCAGCTCTGAGCAGGACTGAAAGGACATGCAAGAGAGAGCCACAAAGGACCCCTCTACTAAAGAAGCATGGACACCAATGCAAATGCCCGACTAAAAAGATAGCATTCCCTaccatgtatatatatatacacacacactaaagcacATTTAGACAGTGATAGTTTACCTGAGTGATGGTTCGGATCTTTGAGTGATACCCTGCAGCTTCTGAAGACGTTTTGTATTGATAGTGTAATTTATAGCTGTAATCCAGGATTTAATAACATTATATCAATGCACACAAAGGTACAATAGTTAAATCAGCAATAGAAGAAGCTAGAGGGTAACACACAAAATCCAAAGCATCCTAGTGacagttttttcagtttttacttACTGTAGACTTTTTACTGTATTGTTAGGGTATTTTTCTAGATCTGTGTTTCTtagcattattttatttttttagactCTTAAGGACAACATCTGTGTGCTTCAGACTGATGAAACTAAGCGGTTCTTTTATCCTAAGCCGACACAGTGAATGTCAAACTTTTCAGCTGTGACGATGAAGCCGGAAAAACAGTTTGGTTCATTCATCTAAATCCACAAAAGACAGGCCTTATAATTAAATATTGACCATTTGtacagaagaaaaaataaaaatcttttaTGTTGTCACAACCAAGCTGGACATTCACTGTGTTGCAATACAAAAACACCATCAGAAATGACTGTGCTGTTCCATTTTCTATAAATCCGAGTTCAAGATGTGATGAAAGTGCAGCAAACATGGATTGAAGTTGTCAGCACTCATGCACTTTTGAGGTCTTTGGTCACTTCTGTGCTAATTATTTGAATCCAGTGCACcttaaactgtaaaaaaaacaaacaaacaaacaaacaaacaaaacaaagacacaatcCTCATCTGTAGCTGACATGTGACAAGGAAACCAGTGAGATCCGCCACAGCTCCGCCACGCTGGGTGAAAAATGAGCACACCCACACCCAATCCATGACATTCATTCCGTGGAATTATagattttacaaaacaaaatcaaGGTTTCCTGCGTGCCGAGTGTCTCTGTAAATAATCACACTTCTCTGAACAGCAGGATCTGTCAATAACTAACAGAGCAGACAATTGAATTGTTTGACTAATTCAGTTCATGTTACTTTAATAAACTGGAAACTTTCTTTGTGAATTGCCAAACAAACGGGCATGATTTCTTTAATTTTGGTTATTATTAAAGCCATCTTTATAGAGGTTTCTTGCAGTGTGTCATGTGACAGTGAAGTGCTTCTTGAAAAAGCTGATGAATTAGAAGCAGTAGAAACACATGTGGAGAGGGAGGATGTAACATGCTGACCATGACCTGTTAAGGTCAAGATTTCACAGACAGATTATCTGACTTctcacagaacaacacacaaacacctgtctGTCATGGACAGGACACACATACTTCTTAAAGATTttcatacaaataaaaaaacatccatatgtatgtatgtatgtatgtgtgctggtgtttgtacaGAACACTCTTTAACACGACTGAGGTGATGTTTGTGATCGAGTCGTCAATAAACTGACAAATGTTTGACCAAATGAAACTGTCACAAACTTCTGTTGTGACAGATCccgaatgctgatgtgaacataCAGTATACTGTACTGTGCTGTACCAAATAAAACTTGGAATCATCCGTCTCTGTGAGGTCATTGTGTGCAGATCCATCACGCTTCGTCTGTAAATGGCTGCATTGCACGTTACTTCATCATACGCTGAGATTTTCTGGAAGCATCTTTCCCTGGGGCGGTTTAAATTCGAGGTAAACtctgcagagctggaggtaCAAACCTGGcatttagtttgtttgttttttaccttCCTGTGGAGCCCAaccatgaaaaaacacacaataataaataGCTCCTTCATCGGCCTCTACAGCGAGTACCTTCATCACCGCACAcagatctgctctgtgtgtaacAGGTCGTGTGAGGTTACACCTTCACATGCATCTATGTGTTGTCTATGCAGTCACAGTGTACATACCTGTGTAATCATCTAAGGGCTAAGTGCAGGCatgtaatatgtgtgtgtgtgtgtgtgtgtgtagacgtGTGTTTGGCCAGCAGGTGTAAATAGGATGTGTTTATAAAACCTGCTGGGCATAATATAATCACTGGGACTTCTGTTTGCATCCGGATGCAGGAGGGTGTAGCTACGTGTTCGACTCATCTAAAAGTGCATCGTGCCCAGACAGAGCGGCGCGTGTTAGCCTTAGCATACAGTGGCTGTTTTGTACGGGTCAATAACCCATCTCACCTCTCTGCCCTGGCATTCCTGTTCGAGCAGTGAGCGAAACTGTATCGCGAGCACGCACCCACCAGCGGCGGCTTATGGTCAACAACAAATAAGAaattcacagaacagatcagaggaGCCCATTTGAGAGGTGTAAATCCAGCAGTTAAAGGACTTTTAGAACATGTATTTAACTAAGAACCAATGACtcaatttaaaatgtgttcagGTCAGCACTCCTCTTGTACGTAGTCTCTCTGTGGTCACCTGAAATCACACTGAGGATGGACTTAGGACCAAACATCTAATTTATTCATGTCTCAAGCCATGGCTGTAGGAATGGGAAAAGAACAAAGCCTTTGTAAGTCTTTGTTATTTAACACTAACATATTATGTAACTCCAAAGCATGTATGTTCAATAAGCTATTATTATGACATGTGATGATGTTAACTTGATTGGAGCAGGCCAAAAATATCAGAGAGCAATGTTTCATATATACACTAATGTTCAAGCATAGTGGAGGAAACTTGGGTTAAATATAAAGTCAACAAACAAATTATGCTCTTGTGCTATTCAAACAAAATAGGACCATTCATGGCAAAACTCACATATATTTTAGATTACTGAGACTGGGTCATATTGTTTTGGAAAATAGACACTGAGGTGGCACAGTAGTGCATTTAGCATGGTCACCTCACAGCAGGAAGATCCCTGGGTAAAATCTGGCtgtggcctttctgtgtgggAACTCCGGGTTCCTCCCACATGTCAAAGATGTGCATGTCTTAATTAGGGAGTCTAAATTGGCCCATTGACTgctaggataggctccagccccccctgtgaccctgcttcccagttaagaaaatggatggatggatatatggatggatggatgctggtATGGaatattcctttttttaataaatgtaactTTCATGTGTAAACATGTACAATGACTTTTAAGTATCATATCAGTGTATATCAGTCTCTTGTCTGTCATGTCTctaggacatggaaaagaggcAACAAAAGGACAAAGCTGCAGTGTTGAATCCACAGGCTGCACCCGGCCCTTCTGAGTGtattaaatgttaaaattcAGTTTTCAAACATCTATTTTCTCTCATAAATGTCCTTTAAATGACAgtgtatttacagtgtttttattcatttgtagaAAATAATACAAAGACACAGTGAAAAAGGTACATGTGTGTTCTTCCACAAAGAAAGCAAACAAGGTAgcttaaatattaaaatacagAGAATCACTTTCTCCAGTAAAACTCTTCAtcaccaataaaaaaaatgagatggaTTGTATTTAATAATGTGTGTTAGTGTTTGAATGCAAAGCTCTGGAGGGCGCAGCTCTAAAAGTATTGACATTTCCTAACACCTTCTCTGGGTTTGAAGTGACTCTTTAAGTCATTCAGTGGTGTTGGTGGAACAAAGTCGATGACGCTCAGGAACATTTCATCACTGCTGCAAACTTAAAAATTAGAGATGTTTGCTGTCAAAATAACTGCATTCCCAAAATCTGCAGGATTGCAGAAGAAATGCATGCCAAAtttttaaatttagtttttaaCCAGCTTTGTATCATTACAACATGCTTAGGATGCCCTGCTTCAGTGCACCTTGCTGGCCTGTGGTCCTTCTTTATTTGCCAGCAAAAACCCATCCAGTATCATCGTTTGATGGACTCTGAAGCTGATGCCTAAGCTACAAATTGTATTGTCATATTTTCACATATTGAAGATGATTTTAGCAGAAGTCTTGTAGGGATAAAGGACACATAGGAGGAGCAGGGGGCTAATAGCAGTGCAGAGCTGCTTCACACTGGGCAGGGACAGTTGGTGGAGTCAATATCTGCtgcattataaataatatagtCAGAGTGAGAGTGATAGCGACAGTGTTTTGGTAAAAACTGCACATTACGTTATAAAAACACTCAATACACTACATTATATTATAGCTGTAATACTGCCCTAGTATGTTTTCTGCCAGTTTAGACTGACTGTATAATGCCTCAGTGATGCATATGCATAGTTTAACAGTTGTTGACTAGTTCAGTATTGAGATGCTAGTTCAATGGAGGTGGAGAGTGAATATTGTCACTGAAAATAGCTCAGAaatgaaccaaaaaaaacaaaaaccctgGCTAACTGCTAACGTGCATCCAGGCTACAGCTAACGCTAACTGCCTGAGTGGATTGTTTTACCGGTAACAGTAGACACCGAATTTCAAAGACAGAGGCGGGAACCCAAAACTACGCACACCTGGCTCAGATGGGCCACAGTTAGGCCGGGCTTTTGTGATCGGATAACGGACACTTCCATCTGCCAACCAGCCTGCGTCGCAGCGATCCAGTCCCATCAGCCTCCACGCAGCAAACAGCTGGCCCACTTTGGCAATTTTACTTCCATCACTGGCACAAGCCTGGACCGCCTCAGTGAAGTTGAGCTTGGTCGGGTACTTTAAGAAGTATACAGTCCCTATGGACGGACAGAGGAATCGGTTTAAAGAGTGTAGTGAGGTAACTGGAAGGGGTCACGGGGTCATACTGACCTTTGACAGAGGCCGAGAAGCAGAATGCATCGTAGTGGTGGAGGTGGCGATGTCGTAGTCCGTAGCTGCGTAAACCAGGAGCTAAATCGCTTCCCCCGCAGCCGTCACGTGGGACAGTGATTGGATACTGTACAGTGccgtcagccagccagccagcattACACCAATCTAACCCATCCTCCCAGGCCACGTAGAGCTGCTCGAATGTAGCCAGAGTGGCGTCCTGATCCTGGCATGCTTGCTGGGCTCCGAAGAAGTTGAAATGGTATCGTCCTTCCTGAGAGAAGTAGGGGAACACCACACCTGTAGATGGAAGAGGAGACACCAGGTGTATATCAGTTGTTGTAAACGGGTCTTTGGATTGTGAGTGTGGTAGGCAAGAGTGTGAGAGACATGTTCTCACCCCGCAGCTCCAGGTCCACCGTCACACTTTCATCCTCCAGGCCGTCGATCACCTCACAGCGATACCTGCCTGTGTCATTTAGTTGCAGCTCATTGATCACCAGAGACATGTCCCCCGGCGCGGATCGTCGCAGGCGTACCCGGCCCTTGAAGTTGCCGTAGCTACGCTGGCGGTTGCCCATGGCAACCATAACCTCAGTTTCCTTAGCGAAGGCTTCGGGGGAAATGGGTTCCGTAGCAGTGTTGGCTGGCAACCAGGACCATTTGACGCGGGTCCTGCGCGGCGTGGTCAGTTCAGGCTCGTAGTGGTAGTGACAGGGAAGGGTGGCGCTGCTCCCCCTGGTAGCCTGCACCGAATGCAGGGCTGATTCCACAAGGAGACGAACCCCATTGAAATGAACtggaaaagacacaaaaaccaCCAGAAGTATTATATCACTATTAATATTTATAGGATTACATAACTAAATCTATTACTTTGAGTTCTGCTGTATCTGCCTCATACTCATTTGACCATTTGCattaatgtattattatatattgtgCAATATGTCCAGAGAATGAAGACATGTGAGTGCAGGACGGATATCCGGCCTGGATTAGAGGTCAGAGTCGTTAAGGGTTGGAATAGAAAAGGGGTGCCAGGTCATGCAGAGGGTTAAATGTGATCGGGATTTCTGTTGCCACCATGACCTGGTTGACCTTCAGTGATTTGAAGCTCAAGTAGCATGAAAACTACACaaagacttttttctttttgaaatcCAGTGTATTTCTATGGGTTAATTAGTGTGTCTCTGGCTCCCTGCCCAGACCATTCATAGCATCTGTAAAGTCTGATTAAGAGCAATGAGGTCAGACCACATTAACGAAATACTCATTATATGCAGTAAAGCTGCAGTTTAGAACATTTTCCACAGGTTTGTCAGTTTCTACATTGATCCATCaatcaataacaataacaatccTGGTTAGTACACTGTAGCAATAAGACGTCCTAtctttacaaataaaaactCTAAGGtgctttattatttttcttactATCGCCATAACATCTGAGGCCAAAACACACCAGATCTGCACTTGTTCTGACATATGAAGCTACCATGTTGTAAAATATTATGACCACTCTAAGCAGGTTATTCCCTGATGATAAAACTCAACAACTGATTTACCCTAAAGCCCGAGAAATGTCAAATCCATTCCTTATTaataatgacatcatcagctgGTAATAAATGGAattacttttgatcagaacaCTGTATGTTCTATACATAAAATTAATTAACAATAAAAGTTTTTGCAGATTCTGTCACAGAAATATTGATCTGTTCActgatgaagaagaaaagacaatatcctacacacacacacacacacacacacacacacacacagcctctaaCAGAAACCCACATCACtcggtgtgtttgttttgataacTCTGGCTGCCTGAGCTCTGTGAATTATAGTCTTCTCCCAACGTCCAGCTCACTTCCAGCCAGCTGTGTTATGATGTACACAAAGGAAGCATGTTGCTGCTCTGGTgctaactcacacacacacacacacagatctgcaaAGCCCTCCCCCTTCatgcacctacacacacacacagcacatactCTCTCCGTTTCCGTTCCCGTTGCTGATGTCCTGGTAGTGAAAGCCATTGTTGTACCCAAAGATCCTGCTCTGGCCGccgggcagcagcagcggcagcatgtACAGACAGgcgaccagcagggggcgcagTAG from Parambassis ranga chromosome 19, fParRan2.1, whole genome shotgun sequence includes these protein-coding regions:
- the hapln3 gene encoding hyaluronan and proteoglycan link protein 3 encodes the protein MPGLLRPLLVACLYMLPLLLPGGQSRIFGYNNGFHYQDISNGNGNGEIHFNGVRLLVESALHSVQATRGSSATLPCHYHYEPELTTPRRTRVKWSWLPANTATEPISPEAFAKETEVMVAMGNRQRSYGNFKGRVRLRRSAPGDMSLVINELQLNDTGRYRCEVIDGLEDESVTVDLELRGVVFPYFSQEGRYHFNFFGAQQACQDQDATLATFEQLYVAWEDGLDWCNAGWLADGTVQYPITVPRDGCGGSDLAPGLRSYGLRHRHLHHYDAFCFSASVKGTVYFLKYPTKLNFTEAVQACASDGSKIAKVGQLFAAWRLMGLDRCDAGWLADGSVRYPITKARPNCGPSEPGVRSFGFPPLSLKFGVYCYR